ACAGATGCCCCATGCAGTGCGTTATCTGTTCTATACACAGAAGAAGGAGTATTTGACGAATATTTAATCTTGCCGAAAAACCCCGATATTGTTCTTGTAGACACGCAAATTGTTGCAAATGCTCCGGCAAGACTTCTTGCAGCTGGTATTGGTGATGCTCTAGCCACATATGTAGAAGCAAGAGCTTGCTACGAAGCAAACGCCATTCCAATGGCTGGTGGTACGATTACTAAGGCAGCGATTTCACTTGCTGAGCTTTGTCAACAAACATTATTTGAAGATGGAGTAAAAGCGTTCCTTGCTGTGGAACAAAACCTTGTCACAAAAGCTGTAGAAAATATTGTCGAAGCGAACACCTATTTGAGCGGTGTCGGTTTTGAAAGCGGCGGTCTTGCAGCAGCTCATGCGATTCACAACGGGTTTACCGTCATCGATGACCCTCATCATTTATACCATGGTGAAAAAGTAGCGTTTGGAACAATCACTCAACTCGTTTTAGAAAACCGCAGCATCGAAGAAATTCAAAAATACGTAAACCTCTGTGCAGAGATCGGCTTGCCAGTTACACTTGAAGAAATGGGCATTACCGAAGATATTGAGTCTAAAATACGAAAAGTGGCCGAAGCTTCCTGCCAAGAAGGCGAAACGATTCACAACATGCCATTTCCAGTTACACCAGATGATGTTTACGCAGCTATACTTGCAGCTAACACCATTGGAAAAAAATTAAAGTCATAACCAAATAAATAACATTTCTTCATAAAAGGAAGAGACTCTCTCGTAAAAGGTCCATTTTTATGACCTGATGAGACAGTCTCTTTTGTACACTTTTGTCCTTTTTATTCACCTGTTTAGTTCAAATTGCGTTTTCTTTCATTGCTTATTTCACCTGAGGAAGTGGACGATTCAGCCACTCGCTATAAAAAGCATCAATATCCGGCTCAAAATCTTTTAATATTGGGTACCATGGTGTGACTGCTTCTACCTCTAGCTGGCTCGCACAGTTCGGACAATAGTATTCACGAATAACTTGCCACTCTGGATCTGGTGCAAGCATTTTCGGATATAGTTCCGCCATTTTTGCCTCCGTATCACGAACATAGATGAGAGCATGCAGCTTCCAGTTGTCACTAGCCTCACAAAATTCATGTCCGCAATCACATTTTACGATTCGTCTGCCGTCTTGCTTCTGAACGATGTAAAGGTGAAGTCCAGCTGGCAGCAATATTGGATCGTCCCACGGAACCCTTTCCTGCAGGATGCTAATATACTTGTCAAATCGGTCAGCATCCTTAAAATTTGAAAGCATTTCTTTTAATTTGTAAAAATCAATCGATCCATCAATTAACTCTTCAATCGTTTTACGATCATATTGTGTCATAATCTCACCCCATTCGTTATGATTTTTTCTGGCGATTTATTTTCGCCCCAAAGGTCGGCACGCCTAACTCGTCTTCTGTTAAATGCCATTCGTTCGGAAGCTTCCAAAATTCTTTAAACTCATTCACAAATTTTTCACTTAAAGCAAAGCTTCCTGCATACATATGTCGAACTTGCACAGCCGCTTCTTTGTTGATAACTTTTTGTCTCTCCTGCTTTATCCATTCTTTTACTGGAAGTCCTCGCTTAAGACGCTCTTTTCTCATTTCTTTCCGACGCTTATCGGTCGCTTTCTCATCAACGATATACTTACCCTTTTCATTTTGACTCACAACAGCACCGTAAACGCTTTCAGCATAGCGCGGAAGCAGGTGTCCTTCATTTAAATCATCCTCAATCATTTTCGGATTGCGCTCAAGCGGATCTCCAAATCCAGGACCCCCACGAAGGTAATTTAAATATAGATCGTAATTTTCAAAAATGGTTTCAGTCGTAATAGCTTGCTTATCGCGGATAATTTCCTTCGCTTCCATTAAATGATCATATTTCGGGTTATCCGGGTCAGTATCTCCACCTGTTGGAATTGGTAGTCTCTTTTCAATTCGTTCTTTCAAGTTTGTACCATGTGCTTCAAAACGGTAGCCAGATGCTGCTGGATAGCCGCCCATTAAACCGCAGTCACTTGACATGTAGCCATTCCCCATAAAGAACATCGTCCAGTCTTTCGCACCATATACCATCCGTAAAGTCTCGTATCCGCTGCCGCCACGGTATTTTCCGTACCCTGCTGTATTTGGTTTAATGCTTCGGCCTAAATAAAGGAGTGGTTCGGCAAGCTCCCAAATTTCCATATCTCCCATATCGCCTTCAGGGTTCCAGATCGCCGCTGCATGGCTGATACCGTCTCGAACCGCACTTGCTCCAACACCTTCAGCTGCTGATTCGAAGCTGTTAACGGCATGATTTTCATTAAATTGGTTATAACCGCCTCCTTGCAGCCAGTTCGACGTATTCGCATTACCAGCATTGACTTCTTCCAAATATCCCCGGGCAAAGTAGTTGCGGCTAAGTGCACGCCATAACGGACTCCACGCTGACACGAGGAAGTGCCATGCATAGCTGTGTGCGGTCCGAATATCGTCTGGATTTAACCATGATCCGTATGGTAGGTCAAATTGGCTCGCATAATAAGCTCCGTCATTTACCCGATCGTTCGGGATAAGAGTTTGCGACATCATAACCCATATACCGCTCGTAATCGAAACAGGCGTTGCGTTGTAGCTGTGCCAACCCCATCGATTGACCCCTTCGAAGTCGATTTGAAACTTGCCATCCTTGTGAACAGTCAGTTCAGTCGGTGCATGCATAATCGTGTTTACGCGAGCGTAAGGTGGAACATCAAGATTTTTATATGGTACGTCCACAAATGAAACTTGGCGGTATTTACCCGGAATCAACAACGTTTTCACCTGATTAACAAAGCCGCGGCGTCCGTCCTCAATCACCTCTCGAATAAAATGCTTATATGTGTCAACACCTTCCTCCTTGATAATATCAAGGACAAGATCCCTAATCATGTGGCAGCCTGCAATGCGCGTCCGTTCATCAAGCAGCCAGTACTTTGTTGTTCGGACAGAACGCTGGCTTTCAATGAGCCAATCCTTAAAGAGCGTATCGTTTTTACCGATTTTTCGGCAGGCCACTTGGTATCCATCATCATATCGGGTAACCGGACCGACTGTCATACTTCCTGGTGCCGTTGCGCCAACATCGATGACATGGGTAACCCCGCCAACCCAACCAATTAGCTCACCATCGTGAAAGATCGGGACAATCGTATGAACGTCACATGGATGAACATTTCCGATTTGGCAATCATTGTTACAAAATATATCTCCATCTTCAATACCTGGATTTTCTTCATAATCATTTTGAATCATATATTTAATTGCTGCACCCATCGTCCCGACGTGAATGATAATTCCAGTTGAAGTGACAATGGAATCTCCTTCTGGCGTATAAAGTGTAAAGCATAATTCTCCTTCCTGCTCAACAATCGGGGAAGCCGCTACTCTTTTGGCCGTTTCCCTTGCATGGACAACCCCTCCCCGCAATTTCGAAAAGATTTTTTCATAGCGGATCGGATCGGTTTCTTTTAATGGTAATGTCCTTAACCCTGCATAATATCCTGTCGCTCGGCTAATTTCATCCACTTCCTTGCGCATCTGTTTGATCGTTTTTCCGTCCCAGCCAATATTTTGACGGTTTTGTAAGGTTTTTTCAGTCATCGTCATGAAAAATAACCCCCTTTATCATGAAAGTTCTTTCAGATGGAAAATGCGATGCTCATCAAGATATGTTTCAAAGCCAGGTGGAATGACAAACGTTGTAGCTGGAGATTCAAGAATGGAAAAGGCACTGATTTTGTTGCCTGGCTTTAGTTTTTCCATTTCCCAAATGTTTGCCTTGATCCATTCGCCTTTCCAGTACACATCGCGCTGGCCAAGAAACGCTTCCTTCGGCGGAGTTTCTCCTGATAATGACTCCTCAGGAATTCTCGGTTTAGCTACTTCGACAATGCCCCGTATGATTGCACCTGTAATACTGTAGCCAAGCTCAGGCGATTTGGCTGCTTTTGCGTAAACTCTCGTGTACGTGTCTTCAAATGCTTTGACAAGTGCCTCCCAGTCACTAACACTCTTAAACTTTTTAATTGGCGCTTCAATTTCAAGGTCATTTAACTGGCCTTGGTACTGCATGCGGAAATAAAGGCGGAAATCTACATCTTCTCTGTTAAAGTTATTTTTCTCAAATTCAGCCGCTACTTTTTCCATAAGTTCGTCCCATGCATCTTGCAATTCTTTACCAGCCTTTATCTTATTGTCATCTCCATCATCAGAGTTTACATTGATATCAAGCGTTTTATCGTAGCGGTATTCAAAGTCTGCCGCACCGCAGCCAAAAGCTGAAAATCCAGCTGCCCAAGCAGGGACTAGAACATCTTCAAAGCCAAGACCTTTCGTGTAGCCAGCCGTATGAAGAGGACCACCGCCTCCGTAAGAAAAGCATACATATTGGGATGGTGAATACCCTTTTCCAAGAATCATAGATTCAAGGTAATTGCGCAGCTGAGACTCAAGTAAATCGATCACACCATATGCTGCGTCTTCTACAGATAATCCGAGCGGATCGGCTATCTGTTTCTTAACCGCATCATAAGCTCTTTGCGGATCTAGCTTGACTTCACCACCGAGGAAATTATCTGGATTGATGAGTCCGAGGACGACATGGCAGTCGGTAACCGTTACCGTTTCGATACCGCCTTCCTTATAACAGACGCCTACTCTTGATCCCGCACTGTCTGGACCTAGTGTTAATGACTTGAAGTTCGGATCGATTCTGACAAAGCTTCCAGCCCCCGCTCCAACTGTATCCATCGAAACAAGAGGTAATGACAGAACAAGTCTAGCCATATCCGGACTAGTATTAATGCTTAAATCCCCTTGAGTAATAAGGGCCATATCAAAACTTGTCCCACCGATATCGGAGCATGCAATATTACGAATTCCGAGATGTTCCCCAAGATATTTTGCGCCAACGACTCCACCAATCGGACCAGAAACGAGCGTTCTCGCAAGCTCATTTGCACGCGTACTAATTGTTCCACCGTGGCTTGCCATGACCCGAAGATCAAATTTCGCACCATGCTCTCTTAGCATGTGATCGATTTTTGACAATGTCTCACG
The sequence above is a segment of the Bacillus alveayuensis genome. Coding sequences within it:
- a CDS encoding acetone carboxylase beta subunit (product_source=KO:K10855; cog=COG0145; ko=KO:K10855; pfam=PF01968,PF05378; superfamily=53067) yields the protein METVATRNAQILAIDAGGTMTDTFIIDDNGDFVVGKAQSTPDDESIGLINSARDALTYWNTTVEEQFPQLLAGVYSGTAMLNRLVSRKGRRVGLIVNKGMEDFHRMGRAIQAYLGYSYSDRLHLNTHRYDPPLVPRELTRGVTERVDLFGNVVIPLYEHEVEPAVVELLEQDVEAIVISLLHSYKNPQHERKVRDIAKEVMKKVGKEIPVFASVDYYPVRKESHRTNTTIIEAYAADPSRETLSKIDHMLREHGAKFDLRVMASHGGTISTRANELARTLVSGPIGGVVGAKYLGEHLGIRNIACSDIGGTSFDMALITQGDLSINTSPDMARLVLSLPLVSMDTVGAGAGSFVRIDPNFKSLTLGPDSAGSRVGVCYKEGGIETVTVTDCHVVLGLINPDNFLGGEVKLDPQRAYDAVKKQIADPLGLSVEDAAYGVIDLLESQLRNYLESMILGKGYSPSQYVCFSYGGGGPLHTAGYTKGLGFEDVLVPAWAAGFSAFGCGAADFEYRYDKTLDINVNSDDGDDNKIKAGKELQDAWDELMEKVAAEFEKNNFNREDVDFRLYFRMQYQGQLNDLEIEAPIKKFKSVSDWEALVKAFEDTYTRVYAKAAKSPELGYSITGAIIRGIVEVAKPRIPEESLSGETPPKEAFLGQRDVYWKGEWIKANIWEMEKLKPGNKISAFSILESPATTFVIPPGFETYLDEHRIFHLKELS
- a CDS encoding acetone carboxylase gamma subunit (product_source=KO:K10856; cath_funfam=3.30.40.10; cog=COG4647; ko=KO:K10856; pfam=PF08882; smart=SM00184; superfamily=57850), encoding MTQYDRKTIEELIDGSIDFYKLKEMLSNFKDADRFDKYISILQERVPWDDPILLPAGLHLYIVQKQDGRRIVKCDCGHEFCEASDNWKLHALIYVRDTEAKMAELYPKMLAPDPEWQVIREYYCPNCASQLEVEAVTPWYPILKDFEPDIDAFYSEWLNRPLPQVK
- a CDS encoding glycerol dehydrogenase (product_source=KO:K00005; cath_funfam=1.20.1090.10,3.40.50.1970; cog=COG0371; ko=KO:K00005; pfam=PF00465; superfamily=56796) codes for the protein MARIINSPAKYIQGKGELQNISQHIRPLGKSFLIIADEFVLGLTRETIEQSFSDQEGTLTFETFRGECSKQEVSRLQTIVQENDIDVIVGVGGGKTLDTAKAVAYYSKLPVVIVPTIASTDAPCSALSVLYTEEGVFDEYLILPKNPDIVLVDTQIVANAPARLLAAGIGDALATYVEARACYEANAIPMAGGTITKAAISLAELCQQTLFEDGVKAFLAVEQNLVTKAVENIVEANTYLSGVGFESGGLAAAHAIHNGFTVIDDPHHLYHGEKVAFGTITQLVLENRSIEEIQKYVNLCAEIGLPVTLEEMGITEDIESKIRKVAEASCQEGETIHNMPFPVTPDDVYAAILAANTIGKKLKS
- a CDS encoding acetone carboxylase alpha subunit (product_source=KO:K10854; cog=COG0146; ko=KO:K10854; pfam=PF02538), producing MTMTEKTLQNRQNIGWDGKTIKQMRKEVDEISRATGYYAGLRTLPLKETDPIRYEKIFSKLRGGVVHARETAKRVAASPIVEQEGELCFTLYTPEGDSIVTSTGIIIHVGTMGAAIKYMIQNDYEENPGIEDGDIFCNNDCQIGNVHPCDVHTIVPIFHDGELIGWVGGVTHVIDVGATAPGSMTVGPVTRYDDGYQVACRKIGKNDTLFKDWLIESQRSVRTTKYWLLDERTRIAGCHMIRDLVLDIIKEEGVDTYKHFIREVIEDGRRGFVNQVKTLLIPGKYRQVSFVDVPYKNLDVPPYARVNTIMHAPTELTVHKDGKFQIDFEGVNRWGWHSYNATPVSITSGIWVMMSQTLIPNDRVNDGAYYASQFDLPYGSWLNPDDIRTAHSYAWHFLVSAWSPLWRALSRNYFARGYLEEVNAGNANTSNWLQGGGYNQFNENHAVNSFESAAEGVGASAVRDGISHAAAIWNPEGDMGDMEIWELAEPLLYLGRSIKPNTAGYGKYRGGSGYETLRMVYGAKDWTMFFMGNGYMSSDCGLMGGYPAASGYRFEAHGTNLKERIEKRLPIPTGGDTDPDNPKYDHLMEAKEIIRDKQAITTETIFENYDLYLNYLRGGPGFGDPLERNPKMIEDDLNEGHLLPRYAESVYGAVVSQNEKGKYIVDEKATDKRRKEMRKERLKRGLPVKEWIKQERQKVINKEAAVQVRHMYAGSFALSEKFVNEFKEFWKLPNEWHLTEDELGVPTFGAKINRQKKS